One Chaetodon trifascialis isolate fChaTrf1 chromosome 21, fChaTrf1.hap1, whole genome shotgun sequence genomic window carries:
- the fbxw10 gene encoding LOW QUALITY PROTEIN: F-box and WD repeat domain containing protein 10B (The sequence of the model RefSeq protein was modified relative to this genomic sequence to represent the inferred CDS: substituted 1 base at 1 genomic stop codon) encodes MKSVKFGRSVFGCELSRETARGCASMCGMCPPCAFAPDPPGSARCSWRLSDEFKRRFVVELILRCRSKQMLESIQSVLSVTSWPLLTYARSRSPASPQDYPCRSPDPALGGRPLGIDMNEIWNWFNSSPDWMKSRYLCRVLSLCDAELLRMVSNLTSVLLVRQKRRFLQFHASSHNQQDQDSDEEPEDPALMVVPGSSKSVSGIGRYRDFIGCLPVDLSKRILGLLDGPSLRRCLKVCPHWQRRAQETLEEIKFRRIFQDQIKAMMKRCEGVNIVSPTYASIVEVPVPVQDDETEDVQAGVQKVEPFAAAYAKIKTRTVRMEERNVYCGAYFTTVLLDKGDPHRVVDYRGGSFMAVGSKDRAVHLLHVASETKVVSVMKGHAGSVRVVLLCEDRDLVITASYDTSIRCWNLKTDRCVMALYGHTDTVNCLDVHADRLVSGAKDCLVKAWSLRTGKHFEDLNFKHPSSVQCVRIRTGTVCSSCVRGLVKIWDMERASLLRVINAHRSSVKCLFLDEWHLLSGDCNGQVMAWSTSCDAQQCLMTFSHPKEVKSLTLLHLRVVTGCADGKIRIFNFLTGDCLRDITAEAETGQILSLRFHDSSILVNSTCSVKLYQFAKVFWDYVESSEGRQGAAVLRKPPLTCVEADHTAQVASSGRKMHNCNDKKPERAHLLRHTCSPPTPAKCRAPAGERCAKQALMLSERATSERIKRRGPHHPLTRDSLLLRVNAIQRAQRRDEVSINMERNARLRDSWGPHMSQDPLYPDLSLQTQINPTQTRRAKTCVPILKTAVSQNMTNTTQGRAWHQSADAHRAGKKVSEFTVSATEGPRAPQRFLRRTAPNPECFTKASTSLPRINPAGAFREQAGSRLLAVTQLEDGVQAERRLTQSCEQKLSKRDKKQEETXRQSHVH; translated from the exons ATGAAGTCCGTTAAGTTCGGTAGAAGCGTGTTCGGGTGCGAGCTGAGCCGTGAAACGGCGCGTGGATGCGCCAGCATGTGCGGGATGTGTCCGCCTTGCGCCTTCGCCCCAGACCCACCGGGTTCCGCTCGGTGCTCGTGGAGGCTGTCGGATGAATTCAAGAGGAGATTCGTAGTGGAGCTGATCTTACGGTGCAGAAGCAAACAAATGCTCGAAAGCATCCAGAGTGTGCTGAGTGTCACATCATGGCCTCTACTCACTTACGCCAGGTCCAGGAGCCCCGCGTCTCCTCAGGACTACCCCTGCAGGAGCCCAGACCCGGCGCTGGGTGGGAGACCGCTGGGCATCGACATGAATGAGATCTGGAACTGGTTCAACAGCAGCCCGGACTGGATGAAATCACGCTATCTCTGCCGTGTTTTGTCACTTTGTGACGCGGAACTATTACGCATGGTCTCTAATTTAACCAGCGTGCTTCTGGTCAGACAAAAACGAAGGTTTCTGCAGTTTCatg CGAGTAGCCACAATCAACAGGATCAGGACAGTGATGAGGAGCCGGAGGACCCCGCTCTTATGGTGGTGCCAGGATCCTCAAAGTCTGTGTCTGGAATCGGCCGATACCGAGACTTCATAGGCTGCCTACCTGTTGATCTGTCAAAGAGGATATTAG GTCTGTTAGATGGGCCGTCTCTGAGGCGCTGCCTGAAGGTTTGTCCACACTGGCAGCGCCGCGCACAGGAAACCCTGGAGGAAATCAAGTTCAGGAGAATTTTTCAGGATCAGATTAAGGCGATGATGAAG AGGTGCGAAGGTGTTAATATAGTCAGTCCTACGTACGCCAGCATCGTCGAAGTCCCCGTCCCTGTCCAGGATGATGAGACAGAGGATGTTCAAGCTGGTGTCCAAAAG GTGGAGCCATTTGCAGCTGCTTATGCCAAAATCAAAACCAGGACAGTGCGAATGGAGGAGCGAAATGTTTATTGTGGTGCATATTTTACCACCGTGCTGCTGGACAA AGGAGACCCTCATCGGGTGGTGGACTACAGAGGTGGATCGTTCATGGCCGTGGGCTCCAAGGACCGCGCGGTGCATCTGCTCCATGTGGCATCAGAGACAAAAGTGGTGTCAGTGATGAAGGGCCACGCCGGCAGCGTCCGGGTGGTGCTGCTCTGTGAGGACCGAGACCTGGTGATAACTGCGAGCTACGATACAAGCATCCG GTGCTGGAatctgaagacagacaggtgcGTGATGGCGCTGTAtggacacactgacactgtcaACTGCCTGGATGTCCATGCTGACAGACTTGTCTCAGGGGCTAAAGACTGTCTAGTAAAAG CATGGAGTCTACGCACAGGGAAGCATTTTGAGGATTTAAATTTCAAGCACCCCAGTTCTGTCCAGTGTGTGAGGATCAGGACGGGGAcggtctgcagcagctgtgtccGGGGCCTTGTCAAAATTTGGGACATGGAGAGAGCGTCGCTGCTCAGG GTGATCAATGCCCACAGGAGCTCAGTGAAGTGCCTGTTCTTGGACGAATGGCACCTTTTATCTGGGGACTGTAACGGTCAGGTCATGGCCTGGAGCACCAGCTGTGACGCTCAACAGTGTCTGATGACCTTCAGCCACCCGAA GGAGGTGAAATCTCTGactctcctccacctccgtGTCGTTACTGGCTGTGCGGATGGAAAGATTCGCATATTTAATTTCCTCACCGGAGACTGTCTGAGAGACATCACGGCAGAGGCTGAAACAGGCCAAATACTGTCCCTGCGCTTCCATGACAGCAG CATATTAGTGAACTCGACATGCAGTGTGAAGCTCTACCAGTTTGCCAAAGTGTTCTGGGACTACGTGGAGTCATCAGAGGGACGTCAGGGTGCCGCTGTGCTCAGAAagcctcctctcacctgtgtcGAGGCGGATCACACGGCTCAGGTGGCTTCATCCGGCCGGAAGATGCACAACTGTAACGACAAGAAACCGGAGAGAGCTCACCTGCTGCGCCACACCTGCTCCCCGCCCACCCCCGCTAAATGTCGAGCACCAG CCGGAGAGCGCTGTGCCAAACAGGCTCTGATGCTGAGCGAGAGGGCAACGAGTGAGCGTATTAAGAGGAGGGGTCCTCATCATCCTCTTACACGTGACTCCCTCCTGCTCAGGGTCAACGCCATCCAGAGGGCGCAGCGCAGGGACGAAGTCAGCATCAACATGGAGCGCAACGCCAGGCTGCGAGACTCCTGGGGTCCTCACATGTCTCAGGATCCTCTGTACCCCGACCTGAGTCTGCAGACCCAGATCAATCCAACGCAGACCCGCAGGGCCAAGACATGCGTTCccattttaaaaacagctgtcagtcaaaataTGACAAACACAACGCAAGGCAGAGCATGGCATCAGAGTGCTGACGCACACAGGGCAGGCAAGAAAGTGAGTGAGTTCACTGTGAGTGCCACAGAGGGGCCACGGGCTCCTCAGCGTTTTCTCAGGAGAACAGCACCAAATCCAGAATGCTTCACGAAAGCTAGCACCAGCTTGCCCAGGATCAACCCTGCAGGTGCATTCAGAGAGCAGGCAGGATCCAGACTGCTCGCTGTGACCCAGCTCGAAGACGGTGTCCAGGCCGAGAGACGACTCACGCAGAGCTGTGAGCAAAAACTGTCCAAGAGGGAcaagaagcaggaggaaacatgAAGACAGTCACATGTGCATTAG